One Rhodothermales bacterium DNA window includes the following coding sequences:
- a CDS encoding Gfo/Idh/MocA family oxidoreductase, whose translation MSLGRKIRYGMVGGGPGAFIGAVHRKAAALDGEIELVAGAFSSSPEKSAQQGRELFLDPSRVYGSYKEMAEKESKLPLGERIDFVSIVTPNSTHFEIAKTFIEAGFHVVCDKPMTMTVEESEALCRLVKKYDAVFALTHNYTGYPMVKEARELVRQGKLGTIRKVVVEYPQGWLATFLEGEGAKQAVWRTDPKQAGVSSAIGDIGSHAENLARYITGLEIDRLCADLTTFVPGRQLEDDANMLVHYKGGARAVLYCSQVSVGEENNLSIRIYGTEASMEWHQEHPNYLHLRTNGGPEEVLKRGNGYLTDPAKHNTRLPSGHPEAFLEAFANIYVNAARTIAAKLSGAKPGPFDTDFPTVQDGAVGVHFIHKAVESGKKKGWVDASYTPPA comes from the coding sequence ATGTCTCTAGGCAGAAAAATCAGATACGGCATGGTGGGCGGTGGCCCGGGTGCGTTTATCGGAGCGGTCCATCGTAAGGCGGCGGCGCTCGACGGCGAAATCGAACTGGTCGCCGGCGCTTTTTCGTCCTCCCCCGAAAAATCGGCCCAGCAGGGGCGTGAACTGTTTCTCGATCCGTCCCGGGTGTATGGCTCCTACAAGGAGATGGCCGAGAAGGAAAGCAAGCTGCCGCTGGGCGAACGCATCGACTTCGTCTCGATCGTCACCCCGAACAGCACCCATTTCGAGATCGCGAAGACCTTCATCGAAGCCGGCTTCCATGTCGTGTGCGATAAGCCGATGACGATGACCGTCGAGGAGTCCGAAGCGCTGTGCCGGCTGGTCAAGAAATACGACGCCGTGTTCGCGCTCACGCACAACTACACCGGGTATCCGATGGTGAAGGAGGCGCGCGAACTCGTCCGCCAGGGCAAACTCGGCACGATCCGCAAGGTCGTCGTGGAGTACCCGCAGGGCTGGCTCGCCACTTTCCTCGAAGGCGAGGGCGCCAAGCAGGCGGTCTGGCGCACCGACCCGAAACAGGCCGGCGTCTCCTCGGCCATCGGCGACATCGGCTCGCATGCGGAAAACCTCGCCCGCTACATCACGGGGCTGGAGATCGACCGCCTCTGCGCGGACCTCACCACGTTCGTGCCCGGCCGGCAGCTGGAGGACGACGCCAACATGCTCGTCCACTACAAGGGCGGCGCCCGGGCCGTGCTCTACTGCTCGCAGGTCTCGGTGGGGGAAGAGAACAACCTCAGCATCCGGATCTACGGCACCGAGGCCTCAATGGAGTGGCATCAGGAGCATCCGAACTACCTGCACCTGCGAACCAACGGCGGTCCGGAAGAGGTGTTGAAACGCGGGAACGGCTACCTGACCGACCCGGCGAAACACAACACGCGCCTTCCGTCCGGCCATCCCGAGGCGTTCCTCGAAGCGTTCGCGAACATCTACGTCAACGCGGCCCGGACCATCGCCGCGAAGCTCTCCGGCGCAAAGCCCGGGCCCTTCGACACCGATTTCCCCACCGTTCAGGATGGCGCCGTCGGCGTGCACTTCATCCACAAAGCCGTCGAAAGCGGCAAGAAGAAAGGATGGGTGGATGCCAGCTACACGCCGCCGGCCTGA
- a CDS encoding transmembrane 220 family protein, protein MKFLNILSGGMTLLFLVWTYYQLNDVDGEAPIWVLAYGATAVLSALYMFNKVSLAPVAIVAGLFVVWALVWISRIQLQSSIFGVDAWMQNEYLRESGGLVVMIVWLGVLSLVLYRRSRG, encoded by the coding sequence ATGAAATTCCTCAACATCCTGAGCGGAGGGATGACCCTCCTGTTCCTCGTGTGGACGTATTACCAGCTGAACGATGTCGACGGCGAGGCGCCCATCTGGGTGCTGGCCTACGGCGCCACGGCGGTGCTCAGCGCGTTGTACATGTTCAACAAGGTATCGCTGGCGCCGGTGGCCATCGTCGCCGGCCTCTTCGTCGTCTGGGCGCTCGTCTGGATCTCCCGGATCCAGCTTCAGAGCTCGATTTTCGGAGTGGACGCCTGGATGCAGAACGAGTACCTGCGCGAATCGGGCGGCCTGGTGGTCATGATCGTGTGGCTGGGCGTGCTGTCGCTGGTGCTGTACCGCAGGAGCCGCGGATGA
- a CDS encoding sugar phosphate isomerase/epimerase family protein: MSRPVTLFTGQWADLPLKKLAEKAADMGFDGLELACWGDHFDVQKALSDAKYCQSRHDILNQYDLGVWAISNHLVGQAVCDNIDIRHKSILPPHVWGDGDPEGVRQRAAKEMMDTARAAARLGVKVVNGFTGSSIWHLLYSFPPVPPEMIEAGFKDFADRWNPILDVFDEVGVRFGLEVHPTEIAFDISSARKALEAIGHREAFGFNYDPSHFGYQGVDYVGFIETFGDRIYHAHMKDVWWSDKPKEAGVFGGHIEFGHRDRFWDFRSIGRGSIDFEEIIRMLNRVGYAGPLSIEWEDSGMDREHGAEEACSFVKGVDFAPAHGAFDAAFAKDNQ; the protein is encoded by the coding sequence ATGTCCCGACCCGTAACACTCTTCACCGGCCAGTGGGCCGACCTGCCGCTCAAGAAGCTCGCAGAAAAAGCCGCCGACATGGGTTTCGACGGCCTCGAACTGGCTTGCTGGGGCGATCACTTCGACGTTCAGAAAGCCCTGAGCGATGCGAAATACTGCCAGAGCCGGCACGATATCCTCAACCAATATGACCTCGGCGTCTGGGCCATCAGCAATCACCTCGTGGGCCAGGCCGTATGCGACAATATCGACATCCGGCACAAATCCATCCTGCCGCCCCACGTCTGGGGCGACGGCGATCCGGAAGGCGTCCGCCAGCGTGCCGCGAAAGAGATGATGGACACCGCGCGCGCGGCCGCCCGGCTCGGCGTGAAGGTCGTCAACGGCTTTACCGGCAGCAGCATCTGGCACCTGCTCTATTCCTTCCCGCCCGTACCACCCGAGATGATCGAGGCCGGCTTCAAGGACTTCGCCGATCGCTGGAATCCCATCCTCGACGTCTTTGATGAGGTGGGCGTCCGATTCGGCCTCGAAGTGCACCCGACCGAGATCGCTTTCGACATCTCGTCGGCCCGCAAGGCGCTCGAAGCCATCGGGCATCGCGAGGCGTTCGGCTTTAATTACGACCCCAGCCACTTCGGCTACCAGGGCGTCGACTATGTCGGATTCATCGAGACCTTCGGCGACCGCATCTACCATGCGCACATGAAGGACGTCTGGTGGTCCGACAAGCCGAAAGAAGCCGGCGTGTTCGGCGGCCACATTGAGTTCGGGCACCGCGATCGCTTCTGGGATTTCCGCTCGATCGGCCGCGGCTCGATCGACTTCGAGGAGATCATTCGGATGCTCAACCGCGTAGGCTATGCCGGGCCGCTCTCCATCGAATGGGAGGACTCCGGCATGGACCGCGAACATGGCGCCGAGGAAGCGTGCTCGTTCGTCAAGGGCGTGGATTTCGCGCCGGCGCACGGCGCGTTCGATGCCGCTTTTGCGAAAGACAATCAGTAA